From Candidatus Thermoplasmatota archaeon, the proteins below share one genomic window:
- a CDS encoding class I SAM-dependent methyltransferase, with the protein MGCVLVKQADSKTLKRFMDRLIRWLEKFLSRHRILAQLYFVFFKKMTLDEFAMIQLPAGASVVHIGCGSFPHTSMLLAQTRGWNITGIDRDRHAVEHAQHIINDHRLSDTIRIVVGDGKDFDVSSFDFIIVSHGIEPKKEVLEHLSNQMKKDACILFRTTWDRLHGLYGTEQIPNSLEIKASYDRIDGIKSYLLIRRN; encoded by the coding sequence ATGGGATGTGTGTTGGTGAAACAAGCAGACAGTAAAACCTTGAAACGATTCATGGATCGTCTGATCCGATGGCTAGAAAAATTTCTTTCCCGCCATCGCATTCTTGCCCAGCTGTATTTTGTTTTCTTTAAAAAAATGACGCTGGATGAATTTGCTATGATCCAGCTACCAGCAGGTGCATCTGTAGTACATATCGGGTGTGGTTCTTTTCCGCATACAAGTATGTTGCTTGCACAGACACGTGGTTGGAACATCACAGGTATTGATCGAGACAGGCATGCAGTTGAACATGCACAACACATCATCAATGATCATCGGCTCTCAGATACAATACGTATTGTTGTTGGAGATGGAAAAGATTTTGATGTCTCCTCGTTTGATTTCATTATTGTTTCGCATGGAATTGAGCCGAAAAAAGAGGTGTTGGAACATCTCAGCAACCAGATGAAAAAAGATGCTTGTATCCTCTTTCGGACAACCTGGGATCGTCTCCATGGTCTCTATGGTACAGAGCAGATCCCAAATAGTCTTGAGATTAAAGCATCGTACGATCGTATCGATGGGATTAAATCCTATCTTTTGATTCGGCGAAACTAA
- a CDS encoding radical SAM protein, which produces MKIVLVFPRIEHGVATYKDRGSWSSILFGYPIITLPHLAALTPKNHTVSIVDENYEPVDFSIDADLVGITSYTMTAPRAYQLADEFRSHGKKVVLGGYHPTALPDEAAVHADSVVLGEAEGVWVDVLADAEQGKLKPRYGPKPDFDMAAVPGIRRDLIKHNPILGAVQTTRGCPNQCEFCAIASFCKHGVKQRPVQNVVDEIRAMPNRFFIIHDPSLTVNPKYARELFQEMIRQKINKSWVANGNANVLGKIDEDFLNLARRAGCAEWFVGFESVSQAALNGIKKTVNTVEDFKKMIKRVHDHGMTVQGGIIFGFDQDTPDIFDATLEKMYEWELDVVEVNILTPYPGTPLFERLEREGRILTKDWSQYNQVDVVFQPKQMTVDELYSGARHVARQFYAVDKILPRMVRSMLITKRIAGLMPAMTNLSFRRYYKRDFAW; this is translated from the coding sequence ATGAAGATTGTCTTGGTCTTTCCCCGGATTGAACACGGTGTTGCAACCTATAAAGATCGTGGCTCATGGAGTTCGATTCTTTTTGGATATCCGATTATTACGCTGCCGCATCTTGCTGCATTAACCCCAAAAAACCACACGGTTTCTATTGTTGATGAAAATTATGAACCAGTTGATTTCAGCATTGATGCTGATCTTGTTGGTATCACCAGCTACACGATGACCGCACCGCGGGCGTATCAGCTTGCAGATGAGTTCCGCAGTCATGGAAAAAAAGTAGTTCTCGGAGGATATCATCCAACGGCGCTTCCTGATGAGGCAGCAGTACATGCAGATAGTGTGGTTCTAGGTGAAGCAGAAGGAGTATGGGTTGATGTTCTTGCTGATGCAGAACAAGGTAAACTCAAACCGCGGTATGGTCCAAAACCTGATTTTGATATGGCTGCTGTTCCAGGGATTCGCCGTGATCTTATAAAACATAATCCGATTCTTGGTGCTGTTCAGACAACACGAGGATGCCCAAATCAATGTGAGTTTTGCGCGATTGCAAGTTTCTGCAAACATGGCGTAAAACAACGTCCGGTTCAAAATGTGGTTGATGAGATCCGTGCTATGCCGAATCGATTCTTCATTATCCATGACCCTAGTCTTACCGTGAACCCGAAATACGCTCGTGAATTGTTTCAGGAGATGATCCGTCAGAAAATCAACAAGTCATGGGTTGCTAATGGGAATGCTAACGTGCTTGGTAAAATTGATGAGGATTTTTTAAATCTTGCAAGACGAGCTGGTTGTGCTGAGTGGTTTGTTGGGTTTGAATCAGTCAGTCAAGCAGCACTGAATGGTATTAAAAAAACAGTGAATACGGTTGAGGATTTTAAAAAGATGATTAAACGGGTTCATGATCATGGCATGACGGTACAGGGAGGCATTATCTTTGGTTTCGATCAAGATACCCCTGATATTTTTGATGCGACGCTTGAAAAGATGTATGAATGGGAGCTGGATGTCGTTGAAGTCAATATTCTTACACCCTATCCTGGGACACCGTTGTTTGAACGTCTCGAACGGGAGGGTCGTATTTTGACGAAGGATTGGTCACAGTATAATCAGGTTGATGTTGTGTTTCAGCCGAAACAGATGACGGTTGATGAACTGTATAGTGGTGCACGACATGTTGCTCGTCAGTTTTATGCAGTTGATAAGATTCTTCCAAGGATGGTTCGCAGTATGTTAATCACAAAAAGGATTGCCGGGTTGATGCCTGCGATGACAAATCTGTCATTTCGACGATATTACAAACGAGATTTTGCATGGTGA
- a CDS encoding citryl-CoA lyase, with amino-acid sequence MTKWKTSITKIEPNHIVTKGYRQEDLIGTVPFAHVVYLLLKDALPTPEQGMMMDAILTACVDHGVTPPSSIAARTVASGGVPLPTAVAAGVLSIGDAHGGAIEKAALLLQNGVAQKNNENKTIPEIACSIVQKSVQEKKRIPGFGHRIHTADPRTKKLFILAEQNGIAADHVHLAQAIESELEKTTGKQLPINVDGAIAAIISDMGFDWRLGKAFFVLGRVAGLVAQVYEEQTMEKPMREMFTIDYDYVGPSERKLPR; translated from the coding sequence ATGACGAAATGGAAAACAAGCATTACGAAGATTGAGCCGAATCATATTGTGACAAAAGGGTATCGCCAAGAAGATCTTATTGGAACAGTTCCGTTCGCGCATGTTGTCTATCTATTATTAAAAGATGCACTTCCTACACCAGAACAGGGTATGATGATGGATGCGATCCTTACTGCATGTGTTGATCATGGGGTTACACCACCATCGTCGATTGCTGCACGAACAGTTGCTTCAGGAGGTGTTCCGTTGCCAACCGCGGTTGCTGCAGGGGTTCTGTCGATTGGTGATGCTCACGGTGGCGCAATTGAAAAAGCAGCATTGCTTCTCCAGAATGGTGTTGCTCAAAAGAACAATGAAAACAAAACGATTCCTGAAATAGCATGCAGTATTGTTCAGAAATCAGTTCAGGAGAAGAAACGCATCCCTGGTTTTGGTCATCGGATTCATACTGCTGATCCTCGAACAAAAAAACTATTCATACTTGCAGAGCAGAACGGTATCGCAGCTGATCACGTCCATCTTGCACAGGCAATTGAATCTGAACTAGAAAAAACCACAGGTAAACAACTACCGATTAATGTTGATGGAGCAATAGCTGCAATTATTTCTGATATGGGCTTTGATTGGCGTCTTGGAAAAGCATTTTTTGTCCTCGGTAGAGTGGCAGGATTGGTTGCGCAGGTGTATGAGGAGCAGACTATGGAGAAACCGATGCGTGAGATGTTTACCATTGACTATGACTATGTTGGTCCGTCTGAACGAAAACTCCCACGATAG
- the citF gene encoding citrate lyase subunit alpha, with protein sequence MTKKNAVGRIIPVTIQGQQLKPFTGAQKYRFESKLVSTLSAALKKCGVKDGCTLSFHHQLRNGDFVVNQTLEAVRELHVKNIRLAQTAMFDVHNPVIDYIKEGIVTRIEGSLNGAVGDYVSKNPLPSPVILRSHGGRWAAVKTGELTIDIAVIAASAADEQGNCTGMIGKSAFGPISYSQIDAQHAKKVIVVTDTLVEYPCPYQEIQERDVDCVVQIDRIGDPEKIISGSLKITDEPDKLKTARDCIDLMDAAGLIKNGMIFQAGAGGTSLAALKYLGERLEEKNVVAACATGGLTKYIIDIYKKGLVKNIYYSQVFDTESIKFIQEQPGLPADIGHYADPTSKGRTVDGLDSVILGATEVDVAFNVNVNTHSDGRLLHGIGGHQDTAAGAHLTIITTPIYRKTNPIIRESVTTVSTPGMVVDAVVTNDGIALNPQRRDLLSQVKKTLDLVTIEDLKEKAYAVTGKPSELKYGKELVGIVKWFDGTVLDVIYKVEEMKK encoded by the coding sequence ATGACCAAGAAAAACGCCGTTGGCCGGATCATCCCAGTTACTATCCAGGGTCAACAACTCAAGCCATTTACCGGTGCACAGAAATATCGCTTTGAATCAAAACTTGTATCAACTCTATCGGCTGCGTTGAAAAAATGTGGTGTAAAGGATGGTTGTACCCTTTCATTTCATCATCAACTCCGCAATGGAGACTTTGTAGTCAATCAGACCCTTGAAGCTGTTCGAGAGTTACATGTTAAAAACATTCGACTTGCGCAAACCGCGATGTTTGACGTCCACAATCCAGTCATTGACTATATCAAAGAAGGAATCGTCACTCGGATCGAAGGAAGTTTGAATGGTGCTGTTGGAGATTATGTTTCAAAAAACCCATTACCATCACCAGTTATTCTCCGTTCACACGGCGGTCGATGGGCTGCAGTAAAAACCGGTGAATTGACTATTGACATTGCAGTGATTGCAGCATCAGCTGCTGACGAACAAGGGAACTGCACAGGAATGATTGGAAAAAGTGCATTTGGTCCGATTTCATATTCACAAATTGATGCACAGCATGCAAAAAAAGTAATTGTTGTGACCGATACTCTTGTTGAGTATCCTTGTCCATATCAAGAAATCCAAGAACGAGATGTTGACTGTGTAGTACAGATTGACCGTATTGGTGATCCTGAAAAAATTATCTCTGGTTCACTGAAGATTACTGATGAGCCTGACAAGCTGAAAACAGCTCGTGACTGCATTGACTTGATGGATGCTGCAGGATTGATTAAAAATGGTATGATTTTTCAAGCAGGCGCTGGTGGTACTTCACTTGCCGCGTTGAAATATCTCGGTGAGCGACTCGAGGAAAAAAACGTGGTTGCTGCCTGTGCAACCGGTGGTTTAACAAAATATATTATTGATATTTATAAAAAAGGATTAGTTAAGAATATTTATTACTCACAGGTTTTTGACACCGAGTCAATCAAATTCATTCAAGAACAACCTGGTCTTCCTGCTGATATTGGTCATTATGCTGATCCAACGTCAAAAGGACGAACCGTTGATGGACTTGATTCGGTGATTCTTGGGGCAACTGAAGTTGATGTTGCTTTTAATGTGAATGTGAACACCCATAGCGATGGTCGATTACTGCATGGTATTGGTGGTCATCAGGATACTGCTGCAGGAGCACATCTCACGATTATTACAACTCCGATTTATAGAAAAACAAATCCGATCATCAGAGAAAGCGTGACAACCGTTTCAACACCCGGAATGGTAGTTGATGCGGTGGTGACGAACGATGGTATTGCATTAAATCCTCAACGGAGAGATTTACTGTCGCAAGTGAAAAAAACACTTGACCTTGTGACTATCGAAGATTTAAAAGAGAAGGCATATGCTGTAACCGGAAAACCATCTGAGTTAAAATACGGAAAAGAATTAGTTGGAATTGTGAAATGGTTCGACGGAACAGTTCTTGATGTCATTTATAAGGTTGAAGAGATGAAAAAATGA
- a CDS encoding HD domain-containing protein, with translation MIQKKDIEACFPELQWIHDKKLREKVVETWQKAAEKGRWHHIDQIPFTLLFENSGLLVDHTKRMTQLVWAAAQTRSEPLNKDVLVAGALLHDVGKLLEYELKNGKIVKSSLAEKMRHPASGAQLAQECGLPESVVHIIAAHSHEGDTMNRTPEAIIVHHCDFIDFDIKKRLMTA, from the coding sequence ATGATACAGAAGAAAGATATCGAAGCATGTTTTCCTGAACTCCAATGGATTCATGATAAAAAACTCCGGGAAAAAGTTGTCGAAACCTGGCAAAAAGCTGCTGAAAAAGGCCGATGGCATCACATAGATCAGATTCCGTTTACGCTTCTTTTTGAAAACTCAGGACTTCTTGTTGATCATACAAAACGGATGACCCAGCTGGTATGGGCTGCAGCACAGACCAGAAGTGAACCTTTGAACAAAGATGTTCTCGTCGCCGGTGCATTACTTCATGATGTAGGAAAATTGTTAGAATATGAACTCAAAAACGGGAAGATTGTGAAAAGTTCGCTCGCTGAAAAAATGCGTCATCCAGCATCAGGGGCACAACTTGCTCAAGAATGCGGATTGCCTGAGAGCGTTGTTCATATTATTGCTGCTCATTCCCATGAAGGAGACACCATGAATCGAACGCCTGAGGCAATCATTGTCCACCATTGTGATTTCATTGATTTTGATATTAAAAAAAGGTTGATGACCGCATGA
- a CDS encoding DUF126 domain-containing protein, whose product MNGRMISPGNVKGTALVSREPVGFYGCINIKTGVVIEKGHPLEGKCVKDRILVFPCGKGSTVGSYVIYGLQKNGVAPKAIINKETETIVATGVILAGIPCVDKIDIDQIHDGDHVLVDADHGVVEILKKH is encoded by the coding sequence ATGAACGGACGGATGATTTCACCAGGAAACGTCAAAGGAACTGCATTGGTATCACGAGAGCCAGTTGGTTTCTATGGGTGTATCAACATCAAAACCGGGGTTGTAATTGAAAAAGGTCATCCTTTAGAAGGAAAATGCGTAAAAGATAGAATTCTCGTGTTTCCCTGCGGCAAAGGATCAACCGTTGGCTCCTATGTGATTTATGGATTGCAGAAGAACGGTGTTGCTCCAAAAGCGATTATCAATAAAGAAACAGAAACCATCGTCGCAACTGGGGTGATTCTTGCGGGCATCCCCTGTGTTGATAAGATTGATATTGATCAGATTCATGATGGTGACCATGTTTTGGTTGATGCTGATCATGGAGTTGTCGAGATACTAAAGAAACACTGA
- a CDS encoding aconitase X catalytic domain-containing protein: MYLTQEEEKILNGEHGEVAERMLRLLVRLGEIYNADKMIPVGSVQVAGVSYKSIEEPGTEFLEDIASKNAKVKVLTFLNPAGMDLEDWEKIGFPKDFAKNQLRIIDAFKKMGIVITSTCTPYLAGNLPRFREHIAWSESSAVSFSNSVIGARTNREGGPSALAAALVGRTPNYGFHLWEERQPHMKIKVDTALEFCSDFGALGYHVGKLVKNKIPFFTGIKDADTDQLKALGAAMAASGAVALYHVEGLTPEADLVETKGLETVSVGKKELDETYAKLSTGTQPDIVILGCPHASLREIGMLAEKVKGKRLKKPVWICTSRMMKEAADRMGYTQMIETAGGRIVADTCMVVSPIEEMGFTTTGVDSGKAANYLPGFCKQQVVFARINKLLEVIQ; this comes from the coding sequence ATGTATCTCACACAAGAAGAGGAAAAAATCCTGAATGGCGAACATGGAGAAGTTGCTGAACGCATGCTTCGTCTTTTAGTTCGTCTTGGAGAAATCTATAATGCTGATAAAATGATTCCAGTTGGATCAGTGCAGGTTGCTGGTGTATCGTATAAATCAATTGAAGAACCAGGAACTGAGTTTTTAGAAGATATCGCTTCGAAAAATGCTAAAGTCAAGGTTCTTACGTTTTTGAATCCCGCAGGTATGGATCTTGAGGATTGGGAAAAGATTGGTTTTCCGAAAGATTTTGCAAAAAATCAACTGAGAATTATTGATGCGTTTAAAAAAATGGGGATTGTGATTACGTCAACCTGTACACCATATCTTGCTGGTAATCTTCCACGGTTTCGTGAGCATATTGCGTGGTCTGAATCATCAGCTGTTTCTTTTTCTAACTCAGTGATTGGTGCTCGGACGAACCGCGAGGGAGGACCGTCGGCTCTTGCTGCTGCGCTGGTTGGCCGGACTCCAAATTATGGTTTTCATCTTTGGGAAGAACGCCAACCTCATATGAAAATCAAGGTTGATACGGCGCTTGAATTTTGTTCAGATTTTGGTGCGCTTGGGTATCACGTCGGTAAACTTGTGAAAAATAAGATACCGTTTTTTACCGGAATAAAAGATGCTGATACTGATCAGCTTAAAGCATTGGGTGCTGCTATGGCTGCATCAGGTGCTGTTGCGCTGTATCATGTTGAAGGTTTGACTCCTGAGGCAGATCTTGTTGAAACCAAAGGTCTTGAAACAGTATCAGTTGGAAAAAAAGAGCTCGATGAAACTTATGCGAAACTGTCAACGGGAACACAGCCAGATATCGTGATTCTTGGCTGTCCACATGCATCACTTCGAGAAATCGGGATGCTTGCCGAAAAGGTAAAAGGGAAACGTTTAAAGAAACCGGTGTGGATTTGTACATCTCGGATGATGAAGGAAGCTGCTGATCGCATGGGATACACCCAGATGATAGAAACAGCAGGTGGACGTATCGTTGCCGACACCTGCATGGTCGTATCACCAATTGAAGAGATGGGATTCACCACAACCGGTGTTGACTCAGGAAAAGCAGCAAATTATCTGCCTGGTTTTTGTAAACAACAAGTCGTCTTTGCTCGTATAAACAAACTGCTTGAGGTGATACAATGA
- a CDS encoding DUF3466 family protein, with amino-acid sequence MRRGKIKILRKTHISLIISLLLIILNASVWGQTIEIRTHPISYDNDEDLKNSILYEESITQTFSYPSHLPIYDYTIVNIASADFIAGLNDIGQVVGKYSNHACLWNSVQDNPTRIDLGTLGGSTSEAYQINNKGVIIGLSQIPPFYKRAFVVNPEDTNNDGMPDVWYRDSNGDGKNDLMQNLGFIRFNYDGSIPWAITAYDINDHGEIVGKQHYWKGSSTQASLAFKVSPIDSDLDGNPDIWYQDSNGDGKNDLMQELPALGLDPFNSNIYRDCAMARSINNAGIIVGSSFVDYGSCYDRAVYWDQNGVHDLGSWVLDGVSVAYAINDQNQIVGYSQVYYTQSDTRTSSAFLWDQENGMIDLGVLQRESGTITTCDSVGFDINNKGQIIGLCTVGDDVRTLYYFLLIPLDTNQDGHPDTWYSNSSGLPQMLGINDLMIKIQHVPGLSILYSVFYLNNKMQMTGTYTSYDAVYYCVLIPHKLGDVNHDDVVNFDDIDPFVAAIGTTEYTFQMLYPSWRWHAADCNRDGFVDFADIDLFIGLLCNN; translated from the coding sequence ATGAGACGAGGAAAAATTAAAATTTTAAGGAAAACACATATATCGTTAATAATATCACTACTACTTATTATTTTAAATGCATCTGTTTGGGGTCAAACAATTGAAATAAGAACACATCCTATATCTTATGATAATGATGAAGATTTAAAAAATTCAATTCTTTATGAAGAATCAATCACACAAACTTTTTCATATCCTTCTCATTTGCCTATTTATGATTATACAATTGTTAACATTGCGTCGGCAGATTTTATTGCCGGATTAAATGATATCGGGCAGGTAGTTGGAAAGTATTCTAATCATGCATGCCTTTGGAATTCTGTTCAAGATAATCCAACTCGCATTGATTTGGGAACACTTGGTGGTTCAACAAGTGAAGCATATCAGATCAACAATAAAGGAGTAATCATTGGACTATCACAAATACCTCCCTTTTATAAACGTGCTTTTGTTGTTAATCCAGAAGATACCAACAATGATGGAATGCCTGATGTTTGGTATCGAGATAGTAATGGTGATGGAAAAAATGATTTAATGCAGAATCTTGGTTTCATTAGATTTAATTATGATGGATCAATACCATGGGCAATTACTGCCTATGATATTAATGATCATGGAGAAATAGTAGGAAAACAACACTATTGGAAAGGTAGTAGTACACAAGCGAGTCTCGCATTTAAGGTTTCTCCGATAGATTCTGATTTGGATGGAAACCCAGATATCTGGTATCAAGATAGTAATGGTGATGGAAAAAATGATTTAATGCAGGAACTCCCTGCTTTAGGGCTTGATCCTTTTAATTCAAATATTTACCGAGATTGTGCAATGGCACGTTCAATCAACAATGCTGGAATTATTGTCGGTTCATCGTTTGTTGATTATGGATCTTGTTATGACCGGGCAGTATATTGGGATCAGAATGGTGTCCATGATCTTGGTTCATGGGTTCTTGATGGGGTATCGGTTGCATATGCAATCAATGATCAAAATCAGATTGTTGGTTATTCACAGGTTTACTATACTCAATCAGATACTAGAACATCAAGTGCTTTTCTCTGGGATCAAGAAAACGGCATGATTGATTTAGGAGTCCTCCAACGAGAAAGTGGAACAATAACAACCTGTGATAGTGTTGGTTTTGATATTAACAATAAAGGTCAAATTATTGGTCTCTGTACTGTTGGAGATGATGTACGAACTCTATATTATTTTCTTTTGATTCCACTTGATACAAACCAAGACGGGCATCCAGATACTTGGTATTCCAATAGTAGCGGCCTCCCTCAAATGTTAGGCATCAATGATTTAATGATTAAGATACAACATGTGCCAGGTCTTTCAATACTCTATTCTGTGTTTTACCTTAATAACAAGATGCAGATGACTGGCACCTATACATCTTATGATGCAGTTTATTATTGTGTACTCATTCCGCATAAACTAGGGGATGTTAATCATGACGATGTAGTAAATTTTGATGATATTGATCCCTTTGTAGCAGCTATTGGAACAACAGAATATACTTTTCAAATGCTTTATCCATCGTGGAGATGGCATGCAGCTGATTGCAATAGGGATGGTTTTGTTGATTTTGCTGATATTGATCTATTTATTGGATTACTCTGTAATAATTAA
- a CDS encoding PQQ-binding-like beta-propeller repeat protein, with protein MKTKITTLLLGLVLIATTIAVAGTQKYNQLIEPETTLTDWWPMYHHDLANLGVSGSATAPTNLTQWAVPINTSADFDSSPAVYNGKVYFGSNDGNLYCVNSADGSMVWSSRTDGFITSSPAVADGKVYVGSYDAKVYCFDALTGTKIWEYTTGASIQYSSPAVFNNRVYIGSFDNKIYCLNATGNGDGTTTKIWDYTTGGQIYSSPAVVDNKVYIGSNDGKVYCLDAVTGVKIWHYTTGGAVRSSPTIANAKVYFFSNDNYAYCVDAIGSGGSTALIWKYLVSDSRCRHAPAFYNGDMFFSTKGNLYCLDGNGNGDGTTTEHWVQPISVMGLLHYSAPAIAAGKIYAAAPDGTISCFDAVTGEFFWKITLATKIWSSPAIVDGFLYVTTPGAKNIVCLGRINFAPPKPVTPTGELNPVVLKEYTYTSQPVIDPDGDTVQYQFDWHAGGYHIYSEWLPTPQAAFAWWNLGQYQIKIRARDPYFTTPWSDPLTITVINNAPHAPTITAPDKGAVTKEYDFTFASQDPDNHQVTYQVNWGDGSAVDIFGPYNSGQSITVKHKWNIAGTYTVIINATDSYYTSQNSNHVITIKNVELEIGEITGGLFKVSAPIKNSIDVPADAINVKWNITLSGGAFIFKGKEASGTITSLPSGDTTLALDKPIFGFGVCTITVRAKADNTEEIQKEADGFIFLFWVSIKNQ; from the coding sequence ATGAAAACAAAAATAACAACACTACTTTTAGGGCTAGTACTAATCGCTACAACAATAGCAGTAGCAGGAACACAAAAATATAATCAATTGATTGAACCAGAAACCACACTTACTGATTGGTGGCCAATGTATCATCATGATTTAGCAAATCTTGGAGTATCAGGCTCTGCAACAGCACCAACAAATCTAACACAATGGGCTGTACCAATAAACACCTCAGCAGATTTTGATTCATCACCAGCTGTGTATAATGGTAAGGTCTATTTCGGATCAAATGATGGAAATCTCTACTGTGTAAACAGTGCTGATGGTTCAATGGTGTGGAGCTCTAGAACCGATGGTTTTATTACGTCATCACCAGCAGTAGCTGATGGAAAAGTATACGTTGGTTCTTATGATGCCAAGGTTTACTGTTTTGATGCACTCACTGGGACAAAGATATGGGAGTATACCACTGGTGCCTCTATTCAATACTCCTCACCTGCAGTATTCAATAATCGAGTCTACATAGGATCATTTGATAATAAAATCTACTGCCTTAATGCTACTGGAAACGGTGATGGTACTACAACAAAAATCTGGGATTACACAACGGGTGGACAGATTTATTCATCACCTGCTGTTGTTGATAATAAGGTTTATATTGGGTCCAATGATGGAAAAGTGTATTGTCTTGATGCAGTGACTGGAGTAAAGATTTGGCATTATACCACTGGAGGTGCTGTTCGATCTTCACCAACGATTGCTAATGCTAAAGTCTATTTCTTTTCTAACGACAATTATGCATATTGTGTGGATGCCATTGGATCAGGTGGATCAACAGCATTAATCTGGAAATATTTAGTTAGTGATTCTCGATGTCGACATGCACCAGCATTCTACAATGGTGATATGTTTTTTAGCACCAAAGGAAATCTGTATTGTCTTGATGGAAATGGTAATGGTGATGGAACAACTACTGAACATTGGGTTCAACCAATATCAGTTATGGGGCTTCTCCATTACTCAGCACCAGCGATTGCAGCAGGAAAAATCTATGCAGCAGCACCTGATGGAACAATTTCTTGTTTTGATGCAGTGACCGGTGAGTTTTTCTGGAAGATAACACTTGCAACAAAAATCTGGTCCTCACCCGCGATTGTTGATGGTTTCCTCTATGTCACCACTCCTGGTGCAAAGAATATTGTATGTCTTGGAAGAATCAATTTTGCACCACCAAAACCAGTAACACCAACCGGTGAACTCAATCCAGTTGTCCTCAAAGAATATACCTATACATCACAACCTGTTATTGACCCAGATGGTGATACTGTTCAGTATCAATTCGACTGGCATGCAGGAGGGTACCATATCTACAGTGAATGGTTACCAACACCTCAAGCAGCTTTTGCTTGGTGGAACCTAGGACAATATCAAATAAAAATCCGTGCACGTGACCCGTATTTCACGACACCATGGTCAGATCCACTCACCATCACAGTTATTAATAATGCGCCACATGCACCAACAATAACTGCACCTGACAAAGGAGCGGTAACCAAAGAATATGATTTTACTTTTGCAAGCCAAGATCCTGACAATCATCAAGTAACCTATCAGGTTAACTGGGGAGATGGATCCGCAGTTGATATCTTTGGCCCGTATAACTCAGGGCAAAGCATAACCGTGAAACATAAATGGAATATTGCCGGAACATATACAGTTATCATCAATGCAACTGATAGCTATTATACCAGTCAAAACAGCAATCATGTGATTACTATAAAAAATGTCGAACTTGAAATCGGAGAAATAACCGGTGGTTTGTTCAAAGTCTCAGCTCCTATCAAAAATAGTATTGATGTACCAGCAGATGCAATAAATGTGAAATGGAATATCACCCTGAGTGGTGGAGCTTTCATCTTCAAAGGAAAGGAAGCATCAGGAACCATAACATCACTTCCATCAGGAGACACGACACTTGCTCTTGACAAACCAATCTTTGGTTTTGGTGTTTGTACAATAACAGTTCGAGCAAAAGCAGACAACACTGAAGAAATACAAAAAGAAGCAGATGGATTTATTTTCCTCTTCTGGGTTTCAATCAAAAACCAGTAG